A stretch of DNA from Cerasicoccus sp. TK19100:
TATCGGTTGATTTGCGTCATTTTTATTTAACGCAAAAGTGATTGAAAAAACTGGGCTGCCGGTCTTTAGTAGTAGTCTGATTTTTATGCCTAAGTATCCATTCGTTAGTTCAACGAACTCTAACCAAAGCGAGACCCCACGCGTTGGCGGCTCTCTGCGATCCACCGATTCTTAATGGGAAAAGCGCCATTTGGAAGAGGACGCGGCCGCAATTTTAATCGCGGCCCACGCAAAAACGAACGCATCCGCGTGCCAGAAATCCGGGTCATCGGCCCGGACGGGAAGCAGGTGGGCGTCATGAAAACCAAGGACGCCCTGGACTTGGCCAAGCAGGCCGGGCTGGACTTGTTGGAAGTTTCTCCGAACGCGCGCCCGCCGGTCTGCCGTATTCTGGACTATGGTAAGTTCCAGTACGAGCAGAGCAAGCGCGAGAAGGACAGCAAGAAGCACCAGGCCGCCACCCGCATGAAGGAGGTCAAGTTCCGCGTGCGTATCGAGGAGCACGACTTCATGACGAAGCTCCGACGCGCCGAAGAATTTCTCGATCATGGCTCGAAGCTGAAGATCACCCTTATGTTCCGTGGCCGCGAAATGCAGCACCAGGACTTGGGTTTCGTGGTCGTCAAGCGCGCCATCGAGGATCTTAGCCACATTGGCCATTTGGACAGCCCGCCGAAATTGGTCGGACGCAACATCACCACCACGATGTCGCCGCTGCCTGCCAATAAGAAGCAGCCGCTCAAATACAGCCACCACCACGGCGAAGATCCGGACGAGCACGACGACGAAGAGCACGAGCACGACGAAGAGCACGACGAGCAAGAAAAGGAGTAATGACCTTTCGCGCAGGCCAGCCCGACATGTCCTCACTCGCGTCGACGCTCCGCCGCCTTCATCTGAATCGCGTCATCTGGCTGATGATCGCCTGCATCGTTGTGGGCGCATCACTGGCCGATGCGGTGACGATCAATGGCCACCGTTACGTCTCGCTGCCCGATGTGGCCACCCGCTTTGGTATGGACCACTCGTGGCTGGTACGCGGCAAGGAGGCCCAAGTCGGCAGCCAGTGGTCGGACCTGCGCTTTACCCTGCACAAGCGGGACATCACCTACAACGGCGACAAGATCTACCTCGGTGCGCCGGTAGCCCTGCACAACGGTGTGCTGCACATTACCGAGGTGGACTACGAGCAAACGCTCAAGCCGCTCTTTTTCCCGCAGCAGTTCGACCCGAAGCCGAAGCTTTACCACATCGTGCTCGACCCCGGGCACGGCGGTAAGGACGGCGGTGCACAGAACCCCAGCCTCAAGCTGCAGGAGAAATACCTGGCGATGGACCTCGCCAACCGCGTGAAAAGCCGTCTCGAAAGATATGGCTACAAAGTCTCGCTGACGCGCACGACGGACAAGTATATCTCGCTCAGTGAGCGCCCGGCGATCGCCAACCGGCTCAATGCCGACTTGTTCGTGAGCCTGCACTTTAACGCCATTAACAACAGCAAGGTCGACGGCATCGAAACCTTTGTCATGACGCCGCCCGGCCATGCCTCGACGAATTCCACCAGCGCCGACAGCCGCAGCTACGCGGGTAACAAAGATGCGCCGTGGAGTCTCATGGCCGGTTATTATATCCAATCGGCAATGGTCGAAAAAACCCGGGCCGACGATCGCGGGCTTAAGCGCGCGCGCTTTGCGGTGCTCAAGTCACTGGAGTGCCCTGGCGTCCTGGTGGAAGGCGGCTTCGTGAGCCACCCAACCGAGGGGCGTAACATCGGCAGCTCGGCCTACCGTGACAAGCTGGCCGACGCGATCGTCACCGGCATCCTCAATTACCAAAAGGCGATCAACCGCGCGCGCGGCATCGATTCATGAACGCGTCGCAACTGCTCTACATCGCCATTGGCGGCGCGCTGGGCGCAGTCAGCCGCGCGATGGTGGGGCATTGGCTGAAGTCGGATTTCCCCTGGCACACCTTTACGGTCAACGTGCTGGGCTCGTTCATTATCGGGGTAATCTTGGGCTGGTTCAGCATCAAAAGCGACGCCCCCCACGCACTGCGTTTTCTTTTTGCGACGGGTTTTTGTGGGGCGTTTACAACGTTTTCCACGTTCAGCTTTGAGACGCTGGCCCTGCTGCAGGAGCAGCGCTGGGCGGCGGGCTTTGGCAACATCGCGCTCAACGTTGTCCTGTGCCTGGTCGCGACTTATTTCGGGATCAAGCTGGCCATCAGCCTGGGCAGCACCTAAGTTCCGCGCCATGCGTTTCTTTATCCACACCCTGTGCCTGCTCTTGGCGGTGAACCTCTTTGCGGTGGAGCCGCAACAAGTTGTGGTCGTCGCCAACGAAAACGACCCGGACTCGCTTGCCATTGCGGCGTATTACATGAGCAAGCGCAAGATCCCCGAGGCGAACTTAATCAAGATCGCGTGCTCCAAGGAGGAGCGTCTGAAGGGGGAGGAATTCATTGAGCAAATTTTCAATCCGCTCCGCGAAAAGCTGGTCGAAAAAAAGTGGCTCAATGCGGTGCTTTCCAACGATTACGACAGCGCCGGTCGCCGGAAAATGGTCCCCATGGGCCACAGCATCGGCTACCTGGTGCTGTGCCGACTGCCCTATCAGGTGGATGGCTATTCGGAGGCGACATTGAGAGGTTTGCCGAGTGATACTCAAGGCGCGATGGCCAACAGCCAGGCCTCCGTCGACAGCGAGCTGAATTACCTGGCCGTGGTCGACACCCCGCTGGCCGGCCCGGCCAAGAACCCGCTGTTCAAGCAAAAGACGCCCGACTACATGCAGCTCAACAGTATGGTGAAGGTTGCGCGGCTCGACGGGCCCAGCGTGGCCGCCGTGAAGCGCCTCATCGACAGCGCCCTCATTGGCGAGGCCAACGGATTGCGTGGCCGCGGCTACATCGACAAGGGCGGCCCGCATGCCCAGGGTGAAAAATGGATGGACGAGGCCATGGCCCAAATCAAGCAACTGGATTTCCCCGTGAGCCTCGATGAGAACAAGCCCCGCTTCCAGTGGACACACCAGTTAGACGCGCCGGCGATTTACTTCGGCTGGTGGACGCATCCGCCGGACGGCCCGTTTGAAGACCCGGAGTATCGCATGCCGCCCGGAGCCATCGCGATTCACATCAGTAGCTTTTCCGGACAGGCTTTGCGTCGGCCAAGCGCCCGCTGGACGGGTGCCTTTGTCGAGCGCGGTGTCGCGGCCACGGTGGGCAATGTTTACGAGCCCTACCTGCAACTGACGCACCAGCCCCACCTGTTCATGGAGGCTCTGGCCGACGGCATGCAAACCGGCGATGCCGCGTATTACTCGATGCAGGTCTCGAGTTGGATGGGGATGTTTCTCGGTGATCCGCTATACCGGCCCTTTAAGGTGGGTTTAGCCAAACAATTGGAGCGCCTCGACCCCAC
This window harbors:
- the infC gene encoding translation initiation factor IF-3 gives rise to the protein MGKAPFGRGRGRNFNRGPRKNERIRVPEIRVIGPDGKQVGVMKTKDALDLAKQAGLDLLEVSPNARPPVCRILDYGKFQYEQSKREKDSKKHQAATRMKEVKFRVRIEEHDFMTKLRRAEEFLDHGSKLKITLMFRGREMQHQDLGFVVVKRAIEDLSHIGHLDSPPKLVGRNITTTMSPLPANKKQPLKYSHHHGEDPDEHDDEEHEHDEEHDEQEKE
- a CDS encoding N-acetylmuramoyl-L-alanine amidase family protein encodes the protein MTFRAGQPDMSSLASTLRRLHLNRVIWLMIACIVVGASLADAVTINGHRYVSLPDVATRFGMDHSWLVRGKEAQVGSQWSDLRFTLHKRDITYNGDKIYLGAPVALHNGVLHITEVDYEQTLKPLFFPQQFDPKPKLYHIVLDPGHGGKDGGAQNPSLKLQEKYLAMDLANRVKSRLERYGYKVSLTRTTDKYISLSERPAIANRLNADLFVSLHFNAINNSKVDGIETFVMTPPGHASTNSTSADSRSYAGNKDAPWSLMAGYYIQSAMVEKTRADDRGLKRARFAVLKSLECPGVLVEGGFVSHPTEGRNIGSSAYRDKLADAIVTGILNYQKAINRARGIDS
- the crcB gene encoding fluoride efflux transporter CrcB, encoding MNASQLLYIAIGGALGAVSRAMVGHWLKSDFPWHTFTVNVLGSFIIGVILGWFSIKSDAPHALRFLFATGFCGAFTTFSTFSFETLALLQEQRWAAGFGNIALNVVLCLVATYFGIKLAISLGST
- a CDS encoding TIGR03790 family protein, with product MRFFIHTLCLLLAVNLFAVEPQQVVVVANENDPDSLAIAAYYMSKRKIPEANLIKIACSKEERLKGEEFIEQIFNPLREKLVEKKWLNAVLSNDYDSAGRRKMVPMGHSIGYLVLCRLPYQVDGYSEATLRGLPSDTQGAMANSQASVDSELNYLAVVDTPLAGPAKNPLFKQKTPDYMQLNSMVKVARLDGPSVAAVKRLIDSALIGEANGLRGRGYIDKGGPHAQGEKWMDEAMAQIKQLDFPVSLDENKPRFQWTHQLDAPAIYFGWWTHPPDGPFEDPEYRMPPGAIAIHISSFSGQALRRPSARWTGAFVERGVAATVGNVYEPYLQLTHQPHLFMEALADGMQTGDAAYYSMQVSSWMGMFLGDPLYRPFKVGLAKQLERLDPTDELAQYVVMREAEKIRKAEGDDAAFAYLRRQFHYAPGLSIAYEIALGWQKRDESEKAIAQLEFVSQMTSFTPENAGLAFQISELLITLGERKMAYPIMRALAEGASVRGEKLAFLPQAIPLANQYGDRVLATKWQEELAAERQKIKEEAERRKAAREAANKK